The Skermanella pratensis genome has a window encoding:
- a CDS encoding GtrA family protein: MTIASLLGQFSQFALVGCAAAIGHYGLLIVLSEGFGVAPVPASGAGFILGAAISYALNYRYVFRSDQSHAPTAFKFLTVATLGLCLNSAIMALLTAGAGLHYLLAQMSATVAVMVWSYAGNRCWTFAAGDPEA; this comes from the coding sequence ATGACCATCGCTTCCCTGTTGGGTCAGTTCAGCCAGTTCGCGCTCGTCGGCTGCGCTGCGGCGATCGGTCACTACGGTTTGCTGATCGTCCTGAGCGAAGGCTTCGGCGTGGCCCCCGTTCCGGCATCCGGCGCCGGCTTCATCCTCGGAGCCGCTATCAGTTATGCCCTTAACTATCGCTACGTGTTCCGCAGCGACCAGAGCCATGCACCCACCGCCTTCAAGTTCCTGACGGTCGCCACGCTGGGCCTGTGCCTGAACAGCGCGATCATGGCCCTGCTGACCGCAGGGGCCGGCCTGCATTATCTGCTGGCCCAGATGAGCGCCACGGTGGCCGTCATGGTCTGGAGCTATGCCGGCAACCGCTGCTGGACCTTCGCAGCGGGAGACCCAGAAGCCTGA